In Kineococcus rhizosphaerae, the sequence GACGTGGCCGTCGGTCGAACTCATGGCAGGTCTGCTCCTCTGTAGTCCGTCGTCTCGCCTGGGCGCTTGACTGGGTCAGTTCCCCGCGGTGTAGGTCTCGATGACGCGCGAGTCGTCGCGGCGGTCCAGGCCCGCCTCGGCGGCGCTGACGTAGCGGGCACGGGCGACGTCCAGCAGCGGGGTGTCGGCGCCGGCCGCTTCGGCGGCCTGGGCCACCAGGCCGGCGTCCTTGACGAAGATGCCGATGGTGGAAGTGACCTCCACGTCCGTGCCCTGCAACATGCGGGGTCCTCGATCGGAGAGCATGAAGGAGCCTGCTGCCCCGGAGTCGATCAGGGGAAGCACCTCGGCCGGATCGAGTCCCAGCCGACCCGCGAGGGCGAGCGCTTCGGCGGCGGCCACGATGTGGACGGAGGCTAGGTGCTGGTTGACGACCTTGATGGCTTGCCCCTGGCCGATCTCCGCGCCGACCTCTCGGACGGTGCCGAAACATTCCAGAACGTCCTGTACGGCTTTGAGATCGACGTCGACACCTGAGGCGAAGATGGTGAGTTCGCCGGTTTTGGCGCGAGCGACACCGCCGGTCACGGGGGCGTCGAGGACGTGGACCCCTGCGGCCTGTAGGCGTTGTCCTTCGATGCGGACCGCTTCGGGTCCCACAGTGCTCATGATGACCCACCGCTGCCCGCTGAGGTCGCCGGCGAGGGCTACCTCGACGACGTCGTGCAGCTGCTGGGGGGTGGCAACCATGACGATGACGATCTCGGGGCGGCGCTCTTTCGAGATCAGGTCGAAGGAGGCGACAGCAACGACGTCACGCTCGAGGAGACTAACCGAGGGGTAAGGGTCCACGGCAGTGAGCTGGTGACCGGCCTGCAGGAGCTGCAGTGCCATCGGGGTCCCGATGGCTCCGGTCCCGATGAAGGCAATGGGGGTCGAGGTGGTGGTCATGACGATCTCCTGGGGTACGGGTACAGCAGCGTGGACGGGCGTGGCCAACAGGCCGTGGTCAACAGGCCGATCGGGCGTCCGCCGCCGGGTCGATTTCACGCCGCGCCGCACAACGTCACGGTGCTACTTCGAGGCGAGTCGGAACGAGGCGGAGACGTTCACGATGGCGCCGGCGATAGCGAGGCCGCCTAGGACGAGGTGAACGTGGTTCACGCCGTCGGCCAGTGGTTTAAACCCGCTGGCTGGGTTAGAAACCTGCTTCGCGTTCCATGGCGTCACCGGCGTAGCGACGACAGAAGTCCTGCATGTGGGTTTCGAGTAGCTGCCGGCTGCGGGCGGGGTCACCATCTCCAATGGCGTCAGCCAGAGGGACGTGGTCTTGCCAGCGCATCCGGGAACTGGCCCGCTCGGGTCCGGAGGCGACGATCATCATGCGGATGTGACCCATGATCTGG encodes:
- a CDS encoding NAD(P)-dependent oxidoreductase, coding for MTTTSTPIAFIGTGAIGTPMALQLLQAGHQLTAVDPYPSVSLLERDVVAVASFDLISKERRPEIVIVMVATPQQLHDVVEVALAGDLSGQRWVIMSTVGPEAVRIEGQRLQAAGVHVLDAPVTGGVARAKTGELTIFASGVDVDLKAVQDVLECFGTVREVGAEIGQGQAIKVVNQHLASVHIVAAAEALALAGRLGLDPAEVLPLIDSGAAGSFMLSDRGPRMLQGTDVEVTSTIGIFVKDAGLVAQAAEAAGADTPLLDVARARYVSAAEAGLDRRDDSRVIETYTAGN